The following coding sequences lie in one Montipora foliosa isolate CH-2021 chromosome 11, ASM3666993v2, whole genome shotgun sequence genomic window:
- the LOC137975269 gene encoding uncharacterized protein isoform X4 encodes MDRVKNVMFSCALPPCSPTRKQSKIARERERKKSLQKGKDRYNIVKGLAEGVDGISFESLLKRRHYLRARNSYLILEPFDDAEDYRKETTFLPLQDMWFEGYFAFESMLNPSFFIRRCGEQLLLQKYENSHFFKEDSSFKLTRRRCIACVKVGSRVWARAEKDCFLRGVVTQMDEDIHVKLENGKKVKHKRTHPECVVADAIPHVMEVEVGSRVLAKWYNRLDTYYPGTVVAIRRSFFDIRFDDGDKGCNELRELRILRQKDLEEDGERLALPPWSSLDGIPRVGGLCIEYGALLPTSPSLINAEITDDKLTTDYEIMSPRDSPVERISSPSEHADTAELVDSEHLESHTITNDQNDDNNHQGVVVFGFENNYQYLAPEISKGQPRNPSQVSGSSTDSGYHSNNHRQRKTGLWTVSNSQHNVSRCGSIKSQFLSPLNYLSHLHVPGLSEISDVERNLSELSVTSSVDSGFKGSGHSFRFQAPGSLVRCPGRAVPVSKAEEYSWEKERGHKSEAGASESKSAPEINIQLPNGPMGLETVI; translated from the exons ATGGATCGCGTAAAAAAC GTGATGTTTTCGTGTGCACTACCTCCTTGTTCACCGACTAGAAAGCAATCTAAGATCGCtcgagaaagagaaagaaagaaatcacTTCAAAAAGGCAAGGATCGATACAATATTGTTAAGGGCCTCGCTGAGGGAGTCGATGGCATTTCCTTTGAAAGTCTGCTGAAAAGACGGCATTATCTGCGGGCGAGGAACAGCTATCTCATTTTGGAACCTTTTGATGATGCAGAAGACTACA gaaAAGAAACCACGTTTCTTCCTCTTCAAGACATGTGGTTTGAAGGCTACTTTGCGTTCGAATCAATGTTGAATCCGTCATTTTTTATTCGACGCTGTGGGGAGCAGCTTCTTTTGCAAAAATACGAAAACtctcatttttttaaagaagacTCCAGTTTCAAATTAACAAGGAGAAGATGTATAG CTTGCGTAAAGGTAGGGTCTCGAGTGTGGGCCCGGGCAGAGAAAGATTGTTTTCTTCGTGGTGTTGTGACTCAGATGGACGAGGATATTCATGTTAAGCTCGAGAATGGAAAGAAAGTAAAGCACAAAAGGACACATCCTGAATGCGTCGTAGCGGACGCCATACCACATGTAATGGAAGTTGAAGTCGGCAGCAGAGTCTTGGCCAAATGGTACAACCGCTTGGATACGTATTATCCCGGAACTGTGGTTGCGATTCGTCGAAGTTTCTTCGACATTCGATTCGACGATGGAGACAAAGGATGCAACGAGCTAAGGGAATTAAGAATTCTCCGACAGAAGGATTTAGAGGAAG ATGGTGAAAGACTAGCACTTCCTCCGTGGTCGTCGTTGGATGGAATTCCACGCGTTGGCGGCTTGTGCATCGAATATGGCGCACTACTACCAACAAGTCCAAGTTTAATCAACGCGGAAATAACTGACGATAAATTAACGACTGACTATGAAATTATGTCACCTCGCGACTCACCAGTGGAAAGAATTTCTAGTCCCTCGGAACACGCCGACACTGCAGAACTTGTTGATTCGGAACACCTAGAAAGTCACACGATAACTAATGATCAAAATGACGATAATAATCACCAAGGAGTTGTCGTCtttggttttgaaaacaattatcAATACCTTGCGCCGGAGATTTCCAAAGGACAGCCAAGAAATCCAAGCCAGGTCAGTGGTAGCTCAACGGACAGTGGTTACCATAGTAACAATCATCGACAGCGGAAAACCGGTTTGTGGACGGTCTCCAACT CACAACACAACGTCTCCAGGTGTGGTAGCATTAAGTCCCAGTTCCTTTCTCCCTTGAACTATCTCTCGCACCTGCACGTCCCAGGCCTCTCGGAAATCTCGGATGTAGAACGAAACCTTAGCGAGTTGAGTGTGACTTCTAGTGTGGACAGTGGCTTTAAGGGAAGCGGTCACTCCTTCAGATTCCAGGCGCCAGGGTCGCTGGTCAGAT
- the LOC137975269 gene encoding uncharacterized protein isoform X10 has product MIARSAIPRTVSWTAPYSSHLNQMPEKNTTLWMKQVMFSCALPPCSPTRKQSKIARERERKKSLQKGKDRYNIVKGLAEGVDGISFESLLKRRHYLRARNSYLILEPFDDAEDYRKETTFLPLQDMWFEGYFAFESMLNPSFFIRRCGEQLLLQKYENSHFFKEDSSFKLTRRRCIACVKVGSRVWARAEKDCFLRGVVTQMDEDIHVKLENGKKVKHKRTHPECVVADAIPHVMEVEVGSRVLAKWYNRLDTYYPGTVVAIRRSFFDIRFDDGDKGCNELRELRILRQKDLEEDGERLALPPWSSLDGIPRVGGLCIEYGALLPTSPSLINAEITDDKLTTDYEIMSPRDSPVERISSPSEHADTAELVDSEHLESHTITNDQNDDNNHQGVVVFGFENNYQYLAPEISKGQPRNPSQHNTTSPGVVALSPSSFLP; this is encoded by the exons GTGATGTTTTCGTGTGCACTACCTCCTTGTTCACCGACTAGAAAGCAATCTAAGATCGCtcgagaaagagaaagaaagaaatcacTTCAAAAAGGCAAGGATCGATACAATATTGTTAAGGGCCTCGCTGAGGGAGTCGATGGCATTTCCTTTGAAAGTCTGCTGAAAAGACGGCATTATCTGCGGGCGAGGAACAGCTATCTCATTTTGGAACCTTTTGATGATGCAGAAGACTACA gaaAAGAAACCACGTTTCTTCCTCTTCAAGACATGTGGTTTGAAGGCTACTTTGCGTTCGAATCAATGTTGAATCCGTCATTTTTTATTCGACGCTGTGGGGAGCAGCTTCTTTTGCAAAAATACGAAAACtctcatttttttaaagaagacTCCAGTTTCAAATTAACAAGGAGAAGATGTATAG CTTGCGTAAAGGTAGGGTCTCGAGTGTGGGCCCGGGCAGAGAAAGATTGTTTTCTTCGTGGTGTTGTGACTCAGATGGACGAGGATATTCATGTTAAGCTCGAGAATGGAAAGAAAGTAAAGCACAAAAGGACACATCCTGAATGCGTCGTAGCGGACGCCATACCACATGTAATGGAAGTTGAAGTCGGCAGCAGAGTCTTGGCCAAATGGTACAACCGCTTGGATACGTATTATCCCGGAACTGTGGTTGCGATTCGTCGAAGTTTCTTCGACATTCGATTCGACGATGGAGACAAAGGATGCAACGAGCTAAGGGAATTAAGAATTCTCCGACAGAAGGATTTAGAGGAAG ATGGTGAAAGACTAGCACTTCCTCCGTGGTCGTCGTTGGATGGAATTCCACGCGTTGGCGGCTTGTGCATCGAATATGGCGCACTACTACCAACAAGTCCAAGTTTAATCAACGCGGAAATAACTGACGATAAATTAACGACTGACTATGAAATTATGTCACCTCGCGACTCACCAGTGGAAAGAATTTCTAGTCCCTCGGAACACGCCGACACTGCAGAACTTGTTGATTCGGAACACCTAGAAAGTCACACGATAACTAATGATCAAAATGACGATAATAATCACCAAGGAGTTGTCGTCtttggttttgaaaacaattatcAATACCTTGCGCCGGAGATTTCCAAAGGACAGCCAAGAAATCCAAGCCAG CACAACACAACGTCTCCAGGTGTGGTAGCATTAAGTCCCAGTTCCTTTCTCCCTTGA
- the LOC137975269 gene encoding uncharacterized protein isoform X5 — protein MFSCALPPCSPTRKQSKIARERERKKSLQKGKDRYNIVKGLAEGVDGISFESLLKRRHYLRARNSYLILEPFDDAEDYRKETTFLPLQDMWFEGYFAFESMLNPSFFIRRCGEQLLLQKYENSHFFKEDSSFKLTRRRCIACVKVGSRVWARAEKDCFLRGVVTQMDEDIHVKLENGKKVKHKRTHPECVVADAIPHVMEVEVGSRVLAKWYNRLDTYYPGTVVAIRRSFFDIRFDDGDKGCNELRELRILRQKDLEEDGERLALPPWSSLDGIPRVGGLCIEYGALLPTSPSLINAEITDDKLTTDYEIMSPRDSPVERISSPSEHADTAELVDSEHLESHTITNDQNDDNNHQGVVVFGFENNYQYLAPEISKGQPRNPSQVSGSSTDSGYHSNNHRQRKTGLWTVSNSQHNVSRCGSIKSQFLSPLNYLSHLHVPGLSEISDVERNLSELSVTSSVDSGFKGSGHSFRFQAPGSLVRCPGRAVPVSKAEEYSWEKERGHKSEAGASESKSAPEINIQLPNGPMGLETVI, from the exons ATGTTTTCGTGTGCACTACCTCCTTGTTCACCGACTAGAAAGCAATCTAAGATCGCtcgagaaagagaaagaaagaaatcacTTCAAAAAGGCAAGGATCGATACAATATTGTTAAGGGCCTCGCTGAGGGAGTCGATGGCATTTCCTTTGAAAGTCTGCTGAAAAGACGGCATTATCTGCGGGCGAGGAACAGCTATCTCATTTTGGAACCTTTTGATGATGCAGAAGACTACA gaaAAGAAACCACGTTTCTTCCTCTTCAAGACATGTGGTTTGAAGGCTACTTTGCGTTCGAATCAATGTTGAATCCGTCATTTTTTATTCGACGCTGTGGGGAGCAGCTTCTTTTGCAAAAATACGAAAACtctcatttttttaaagaagacTCCAGTTTCAAATTAACAAGGAGAAGATGTATAG CTTGCGTAAAGGTAGGGTCTCGAGTGTGGGCCCGGGCAGAGAAAGATTGTTTTCTTCGTGGTGTTGTGACTCAGATGGACGAGGATATTCATGTTAAGCTCGAGAATGGAAAGAAAGTAAAGCACAAAAGGACACATCCTGAATGCGTCGTAGCGGACGCCATACCACATGTAATGGAAGTTGAAGTCGGCAGCAGAGTCTTGGCCAAATGGTACAACCGCTTGGATACGTATTATCCCGGAACTGTGGTTGCGATTCGTCGAAGTTTCTTCGACATTCGATTCGACGATGGAGACAAAGGATGCAACGAGCTAAGGGAATTAAGAATTCTCCGACAGAAGGATTTAGAGGAAG ATGGTGAAAGACTAGCACTTCCTCCGTGGTCGTCGTTGGATGGAATTCCACGCGTTGGCGGCTTGTGCATCGAATATGGCGCACTACTACCAACAAGTCCAAGTTTAATCAACGCGGAAATAACTGACGATAAATTAACGACTGACTATGAAATTATGTCACCTCGCGACTCACCAGTGGAAAGAATTTCTAGTCCCTCGGAACACGCCGACACTGCAGAACTTGTTGATTCGGAACACCTAGAAAGTCACACGATAACTAATGATCAAAATGACGATAATAATCACCAAGGAGTTGTCGTCtttggttttgaaaacaattatcAATACCTTGCGCCGGAGATTTCCAAAGGACAGCCAAGAAATCCAAGCCAGGTCAGTGGTAGCTCAACGGACAGTGGTTACCATAGTAACAATCATCGACAGCGGAAAACCGGTTTGTGGACGGTCTCCAACT CACAACACAACGTCTCCAGGTGTGGTAGCATTAAGTCCCAGTTCCTTTCTCCCTTGAACTATCTCTCGCACCTGCACGTCCCAGGCCTCTCGGAAATCTCGGATGTAGAACGAAACCTTAGCGAGTTGAGTGTGACTTCTAGTGTGGACAGTGGCTTTAAGGGAAGCGGTCACTCCTTCAGATTCCAGGCGCCAGGGTCGCTGGTCAGAT